Proteins encoded within one genomic window of Hermetia illucens chromosome 2, iHerIll2.2.curated.20191125, whole genome shotgun sequence:
- the LOC119650028 gene encoding phospholipase B1, membrane-associated, with the protein MLAYRRPPPFSILVILSILVFLQSSVTQRTILDNDKAIGLNRQFRQLFLNFAGRSGNSDRNFQLLRKMGKLQKQFSPSTPFFCDVKGPGRRSPTPPTSVHMVRPGDIDIVAGMGDSLTAANGAMSTNLLHVTTENRGISWSIGGQENWRTFLTLPNILKEFNPNLYGYALSDGLSIQRLSRFNVAELGAMSRDIPYEARILIKRLQSDPKVNMTHHWKLVTILIGANDFCLDMCYQSDSRVILQRHEKDLLTTLRTLRDNIPRLIVNVVPAPSMKILIELKGLSPECFAGLHFECPCFFGSKVQKRRKEFLKVIEDWKKLDAKIINREEFHNKEDFTVNYQAFTKRILFPTTPNNLTDYRYMAVDCFHLSQKGHARATNALWNNMLEPDGQKYESWKVEFEEFKCPTKERPYFATRENSRT; encoded by the exons ATGCTAGCATACCGACGACCACCACCATTTTCTATTCTAGTCATCCTATCAATACTAGTCTTCCTTCAAAGTTCTGTAACGCAACGCACAATACTCGACAATGACAAAGCTATCGGGCTAAACAGACAGTTCCGCCAGCTCTTCCTCAACTTTGCAGGCCGCAGTGGTAACAGCGACCGAAACTTTCAATTACTTCGAAAAATGGGG AAGCTCCAGAAACAATTCTCCCCATCAACGCCATTCTTTTGTGATGTAAAAGGACCAGGACGACGTAGTCCCACGCCTCCAACTTCCGTCCATATGGTTCGTCCTGGCGATATAGATATAGTCGCAGGCATGGGTGATTCACTAACTGCCGCGAATGGAGCTATGTCAACGAATCTTTTACATGTAACGACTGAAAATAGAGGAATATCATGGTCTATTGGTGGACAGGAGAATTGGAGGACTTTTTTGACTTTACCAAATATATTGAAGGAGTTCAACCCAAACTTATATGGATATGCACTGAGTGATGGGCTTTCCATTCAGAGGCTATCAAG ATTCAATGTTGCTGAACTAGGTGCCATGTCACGTGACATACCGTACGAAGCGCGTATCCTTATAAAACGCCTACAGTCCGACCCCAAAGTTAACATGACACACCACTGGAAACTTGTAACCATCTTAATTGGTGCTAACGATTTTTGCTTAGATATGTGTTACCAAAGTGATTCGCGGGTTATTCTACAGCGCCACGAAAAGGATTTGCTGACAACTCTAAGGACACTTCGTGACAATATTCCTAGATTAATAGTCAACGTTGTACCTGCTCCTAGCATGAAAATCCTTATAGAACTTAAAGGCCTTTCACCTGAATGCTTCGCTGGACTGCATTTTGAGTGTCCATGCTTTTTTGGATCCAAAGTACAGAAACGTCGAAAGGAGTTTCTAAAGGTTATCGAGGACTGGAAGAAACTGGATGCGAAGATCATCAATCGAGAAGAGTTTCATAATAAAGAG GATTTCACAGTAAACTATCAAGCATTCACGAAACGCATTCTGTTTCCGACCACTCCGAATAATCTGACAGATTATCGATATATGGCGGTAGATTGTTTTCACCTGAGCCAAAAAGGACATGCTCGTG CGACTAATGCTCTATGGAACAATATGCTGGAACCCGACGGCCAAAAATACGAGTCCTGGAAAGTTGAATTCGAGGAGTTTAAATGCCCAACGAAGGAACGTCCCTATTTTGCCACAAGAGAAAATAGCCGAACCTGA